The segment AGGCTTCCCCGTAGTCCGGTTCAAGCAAAGTGGCGATCATCCGCATGGTGGTTGTTTTTCCGGAACCATTCGGACCGATAAACCCGAAGACATCTCCCTCTTCGAGTTTCAAATCGATCTGATTTACGGCGAACAGATTGCCGTACTGTTTGGTGAGTTTTCGCGTTTCAATCACGGCTGAAAACTTTCGTCTTAGATGATGAAATCAGGTTTCGGATAATAATTCGGACAAGATAAGAAGCGAAATGAGAATCCATTCGTTGGATAAACCCCTCTCGTTGACGAATTTGCCCACTTCTCCAGCCTATTTTACAGGCAACAAAATACGCACGATTGTTTTTCGATAAACGGGTTCAATCGCTTGATCGTCAATTTTCGTGGTGGAAACAGGAAGGTTCAGCATGCCAAACAGAACTGCTCGTTTCATGTCCAGTTGAGGTGAGAGATCGAACCCTGCAAATGAATCGTTACTGAGAGTGTAATAACCTTCGCCACCCACTGTCTCATAAAATGTCGCAGCCCGTAAAATGGAATAAGGGTCTGTAGATAACACCTCATATTCATCAAGAGCTGTCGCCAATACATCCTGCTCTTTCTGACGACTGTTGCCAATTCGGTTCGTCAGATAGTTTTTAATCGTCCGAATGATCACCTTTCGATCGTCGGGCTTGAATTCGACATCAGTCTCCAACGGAACCAGATCTTCCGATTTACGATTGCTTCGGGGGAGATAGGCTTGATTTTCATAAGCAATAAACCACTCTTCCAGCGGGACCGGGAAGTGATGTTTCAACGTCCCGCTCAGTCGGCCGCTTGTATTCGTGGAGAGATCACTTTCGATCAGAGCCTTGGGATCGCTAGATTCCAACCAGTCAGTCTCGATGACTTTGCTCGACCATTGGCCAATCGGGATGCCCGTCATAATGCTTTCAGTTAATGAAAGATCGTACCTTGGTAAACCGAATGAAATCCCGGGGGTGCGATACATTCCGCTGAAATTCTCTTCGGGAGTACCCGACCAGCGTGTACGAGGTATGCTGAGGTAGTTGTCTGCATTCACCGTCGACGAGTCCAGTGGCGTCACTGAGGCACTCACTTGCTCGCTTTGCGGTGAATAATAACTTTGCCAGACACGGTTCCGATTTAAACCACTTTGAGCGTCGAAGTCGATCATATTGACTTGCCGCAGCAATGGCGTTTCGTGGTGCATATTGTCTGCTTTACGAAACGTGAGCAGCACGACAATACCAAGCATCAACGGAAAGCTGATCCAAGTCAGGCCAGGTCTCTTCAGAATTTTATGCGTAAGTAGATAGTCCAGCGGGCCGAGCAGAATGATGAGACCCAGAATTCGAATCATCACTTCCCAGGCACTCAGATTACGAGTCGCCTCAAACTGATCGAGCGTCCCTTGAAGTTGAGTTCGTAAAGAACTGATTCCGGCATGTACCAGGTTTTTTCCCGATCGTGAATCATCCGCGAGATCATCATTGGGAACGCGCTGAAATATCTTCGAAAAGAAAAGGGGCAAACTTTCCCAGTTGGAAAGAGGCATCTGAGTGAGGTCGATCGATGAAACCGTAATGGCTCCGAATCCGTATGCAGACTTCACGACCAATGGTCCTTCAATTGAGGCGATTTCGACTTTGCCATTCAGGCTATCAGGTTCGATACGGGCAACATCGATAATCATGCGGGCGAGTCGACCCTGGCCAACATAGTTTTCCAAGTCACCGAGATGCTTCAGGTTGTTCTCGCCATTGATTTTGACAGGAACCCATTTCGACAGGGAGCCTGCCTGCCACTGCTCAACCTGATCGCCGATCATAACCATCAAGTGACCACCCGCCTGGATCCATTTCTGTAAAAGCTGTTCCTGCTCTGGCGGTAGGTCAAAACCTTCGGCGATAATCAAAGCGTCGAACAACCGGAGAGTGTCCAGATCATTCGGTAGTTCCTCGACCGAATTCAGCGTGATCGCACGTGTGGGTTTATTGGTGGTCATCGAATCGCGTTGAGAATTGATGAAGTTCTCGGGCCAATTTTTTTTCTTCGAATTCGGTGATGGCTCTTTAGCTGCCGTTCCCCCATTTTCCGTCTCGGTAGGGTGAATGACGCCGATCACAAACAGCGACTGCTTTTGGGCAACGGGGATCGAATCGGGGTCGAGCTTTGAACTGGGAAAACTTCGTTCCGCCAGCACACTTTCCCCTAAGATCATCCGAACCGTCAGGTCCGCTTCCATCCTTCCCGGCAGAAATTTGCCTGAAAGGGTGTGAGTCCCAGCCGCAGAAATGTTTTGCGCAGACGAAACGGCGAAAGGAGCACCGTCTGCGTCGACAGAGACAAGTTCAAGTTGATAGTCACCCGGTTGCGACACAGAGACGGTCACTTCCACGGGAGCCCAGCGACCGATTTTATAAACGCCATCCAGTCCGACAGAAACGGCATCGATTTTCACTTCACTGCGCACGTCATCAAAACTGGCCGCCGGTTTTTCCTGCGCAACAACGTACTTAACCCCACTGCCGAAAAACGTCAGGCAGGTCAGGAGAATCAACATTATATAGGTGGATCGAGTGAAACCAGATCGCAGCAGACGGGAACAGAACTTCACGGTAAGACAATCACTAAGGGAGACAATCGTACTGGAGGAGTCGAAGACAATTCTCTAAAACACACTCTTTGATCGGGTTCCTGAACTCTTCAGAACCTTCCTCCATTTGCTATGGGAGGAAGCAGGACGGACCGGCTGATATGGAATTAAGAATATTTAGACGATGTTTGAGGAGAATGCCGAGAATATCCGGGAAACCAACCTGAAGGAAGTCCTCAGAAGTTCATTTCCACGATACCCGCTCGAATCGGACGATCCTCATGTGAGATGACAGGAAAACAGAGATTGGAAGATGTTGTGGAAAGGCAATTGACCAGAACAAAATCTGGCGAGAAAGGATGACACTCGCCCCGAAGCTTCTGCGAGTCCGAGTACCCTGTATACGATAACAGGCAACTGATTGTGAGGTGCGACTCGCTTGGACAGTCGGTTTTTCTGAATTTTATCTCGACCCAACGTTAAACCCAGTCACGAGACCCCGGATCCTGAACACTAGGGCACTATCCCAAAAGAAAAACCCTGTCCGGCACGAACGCCAGACAGGGTTTGATTATTTATCTTCTTACCTCTTACCGCATTATAATTACCGCGCTGTGAGAGTCATCTTGCGGATTACAGCGTTGGTCACAGCGTTAGTCACAGTGCAGGCCTCTGCGTTGGAGCTCATTATTTGTCGTCGAGCAGTTCCACGGCGGCGAATTTTTGGCCTTCCAGCATGGCCAGACTGGCACCTCCACCGGTGCTCACATGAGAAACCTGGTCAGCAAATCCGAGCTGCTGAACAGCGGCGGCGGAATCGCCCCCTCCAATAATGCTCACGGCGTCAGAAGCAGCGATCGCTTCGGCGACGGCACGAGTTCCTTCGTCGAAGGGAGACATTTCAAACACGCCCATCGGCCCATTCCAAACGACGGTTTTAGCGTTTTTGACGATCTCGGCGTAGATTTTTGCTGTTTCGGGTCCGATATCAAAACCTTCAAAATCATCTTTGATTTCACCGGCACGGACGTACTCTTTATTGCAGTCTGAGCTGAAGCCATCGCCACAATGAGTGTCAACAGGCAGGACGAGTTTGTCTCCCCCTTTATCGAGCAGTTCTTTTGCCAGACCGACTTTGTCTGGCTCTACGAGGCTCTTTCCGATCTTGCCACCCTGTGCGAGGGCGAAGGTATAGGCCATCGCTCCACCGATCAGAATTTTGTCACAAATGCCGAGCAGGTTGTCGATCACTTTGATTTTGTCAGAGACTTTCGCCCCTCCCAGAATCGCGACAAATGGACGATCAGGACTCGAAATAACATCCGTCAAGTATTGAATTTCTTTGCTGACCAGAAAACCGACCACTCGAGGTTTCCCAGCCATTGCTTCGGGTACAGCAACCATGGAAGCATCGGTCCGATGGCAGGTGCCGAATGCATCGTTACAGTAGATATCGGCCATAGCCGCCAAATCGCTGGCGAAGGTTGCATCCCCTTTTTTCTCGCCCGCATTGAATCGCAGGTTTTCGAGGACGAGCACTTCACTTGGTTTGAGGGCAGCCGCTTTCGCTTTGGCATCGGAACCGACAGTATCAGTCGCGAAGATCACCTTCTGATCGATGACCACACCGAGTCGGTCCGCCGCAGGTTTCAGGCTGTATTTGGCATCATCAGCTGTTCCGTCCCCTTTGGGTCGCCCTAAATGGCTCATCAGAATGACTTTGCCGCCTCGGTCGAGGACTGATTTAATCGAAGGCAACGCCATCTGGATTCGACGGTCGTCCGTGATCTGGAGTTGATCGTTCAAAGGAACATTAAAATCGACACGCATTAATACAGTCTTACCAGCGACATCAACATCAGTGATCGTATTTTTAGCCATCTCGACAATCTGATTCCTGTAGAAGAGTAAAAAGTTTCGAGTGCTCAACAGGAATTGACATTCCGGGAGCGAAAACCAGTAGAGAAAGGAGCCCAGCCGACAGGCCCTTCGGTTTTCGGTATCCTACCGAATTCGTCCCTCTAGGGGAAAGCATCCGGGCAAAATCTTCCCGCCCAGATTTTGTCCTGGAGAATTGTGGGGGCATTCGAAAGCAAAGAGTGCTTGAAAAAGAGGTTAGATCCCGCCAGAAACGCGAGACACATCCGCCGCCGACTAGGGACTCAACATCGAAGAGGGGGGGAAGAAATAAGCAACATGGGACCACAGCACGGCCCCCAAAAGGGGCAAAACCCACTAAACTAAGCCGTTTGGCAATAAAAAGTAGAAAATAGGGCCGCAGGGACTCGAACCCTGAACCAACAAATTATGAGTTTGCTGCTCTAACCGATTGAGCTACGGCCCTTTGTGGGGAAGAGATCTTGTCGGAAGAAATTTCCAACCAGTACGAACACTTCGCAGGTCAGCAGAATGACACTCAACCGGCCCGGTCGGTTCGCAGCATCACTATATCGCCAGACAGGCATCACTTCAAGCGGATAGTGGGTCGTGACAACGGGATAGATAAAGAGTCCTTCTCTGAGGACAGGCAGGGCTGAAACCGATAATTGGAAGCGGGTACAGTTACACCTGTTTTCGCTAATCGTTAAAGTGACGCGTAGTCTACTCCCGTTCTACTTTGAACCGAATTGAACACGTTGATGCGCCTGGTTACTTCATTTTCTATTGCGATGTTCTCGCTCGCCCTCCCCCTGATCTGCCTGCTTTTGATCGGTTGCGATAAATCGGCGACTAATAGTTCGACAAGTGACAACTCGGTTCAAATCAACGAAATCGAGATCCCTGCGAATTATCCCCTGACCGTCACGGACGAGTTGCAGCGAGAAGTGAAGATTGTCACTCCTCCACAGAGGATCGTTTCACTCTCGCCTTCGAATACAGAAACTCTATTCGTACTCGGTTTAGAAGATCGAATCGTAGGGGTCACTCACCTTTGTGACTATCCACCTGCCGCACTCGAGAAAGAAAAGGTAGGCGACTTCAACGCGAACAGCATCAGTATGGAGCGGATTATCTCGATGAAACCAGACCTCGTCATTTCGGGGGGGGGATTTCATCAGGACGTGATCAGTAATCTGACCAGATTGAATGTCACCGTCTTAGCAGTGGAACCGAAGCAGTTCGATCAGATCTATGCTCGAATTGAATTGCTGGGAAAGGTTTGTGATGTCGAACCGAAAGCGACGGAACTGGTGGAGAGCCTGAAGAAGCGAGTCGCAGTGGTCCGAAAAAGGTCTATCGAAATAAAGCCTGATCCACCTATTAAAGTCTTTTACCAAATCTGGAATGATCCTATTTCCACGACAGGGAATGTCTCGTTCATTGGTGAAATGCTTCAGACAGTGCAAGTCAATAACGTCTTCTCCGACTTGAACACAGGCTACGCCCCCATCACCGAAGAAGCCCTGTTAGTCAAAAATCCCGAACTGTTCCTGATTCCGATGTACCATGGAGGAGAGGAAGACGTAGAACAAATCCTGTCCCGTCCCGCCTGGCAGGGCATCGATGCAATTAAAAACAAACGAATTGCTTTTCTGCCTGACGATGAAGTCTCCCGACATGGGCCCCGTTTCGTTGAGGGGCTCGAAGCGATCTTCCACGCCTGCTATCCTGAAGCAACATTGGATTAACCGTCCGGTTATTCACTTCATTCTTACCTGCTCCTTAGACACTATTTACAAACTCTGGATTAACGCTGATGCCGACTGGCCAACCCTCCTCTTCCCGCTGGAGTCGATTTTTAATATTGGGCGGTGGTGTTGGTCTGTTGATGATCATCAGCCTGGGGGTGGGCGATGTCTATGTCTCACCGGGCGATGTGCTGTCCGCTCTGTTTGGTGGCGGCAATATTGACATCACAACACGAAACATTGTCACAGAACTGCGGTTACCCCGCATTTTGCTATCAGTGATCGTGGGTGCGGGGCTGGGAACAGCGGGGGCTGGCTATCAGGGTATGTTTCGTAATCCTCTCGCCGATCCGTTCGTGATCGGCGCTTCCAGCGGTGCCGCCTTTGGTGCAGCGGTCGCCATCATGATGCAGTGGGGTGACACTCCATTTGGATGGGGGGCCGTTCCCGTGTCCGCCATGGCAGGGGCAATGCTGGCCGTCGGTATCGTTTACGGAATCGCTTCTGCGGGAGGAAAAATCCCGACCGTCTCACTCTTACTGGCCGGAATCGCCGTCAGCAGTATTTTTAGTTCGATGGTCGCGTTAATCATGTTTATGAATGAAGAAAAACTGGCTCGCATTACAGGTTGGCTCATGGGAAGTTTCGCCGGAGCTAACTGGGACATCCTCTGGCCCACCGCTGCGGTCATTACCTGTTGTGCCTCATTGCTCTGGTTTTTCTCGCGAGGACTTGATGTGTTGACCTTCGGAGAAGAGAGTGCCGCATCACTTGGTTTTCAAATGAGTCAAATCAAGTTCATCGTTATTCTGTTGGCAACGCTCGCTACGGCCACAGCAGTAGCGGCAGGGGGCATCATCGGGTTCATCGGGTTACTCGCTCCCCACGGCGCTCGAATGTTATTCGGTGCCCGGCACGCGAGGGTCATTCCCGCCAGTGCCCTGATCGGCGGAGCGTTGTTACTGCTGGCAGATGATGTTTCCCGCTCCGCCATGGATAGTCGCGAACTACCGGTCGGTGTAATCTGCGCTTTATTGGGAAGCCCATTTTTTCTGTATCTACTTAAGACTCGACAGTACTCTATTGATGCAGAAGCGGGAGGTTAAACCCATGTTAAAGGCAGATCTCCTTACATGTGCCTATGGAAATAATCCAATTTTGGACCAAATCTCGGTTGAGTTAATTCCGGGAGAAGTTCTGGTTCTGATCGGTCCCAATGGTGCCGGTAAAACGACTTTAATGCGCGCGCTCTCTCGTCTGTTAAAACCGACGGCGGGACAAGTCCTATTGGCAGACGAAGATATCTGGAAGCAGAAACCAAGAGACGTTGCCCAGCGACTCGCCCTCGCCGTACAACAGGAACAACGCGACTGGGCATTGACGCTGGAAGAAGCGGTCAGTTTGGGACGGTCTCCCTATAAAGGGTGGACGGGGCGGATGGATGCCACCGACCAGAATATCGTCGAAGAGGCGATGGCTCAGATGGGGGTGCAGGAGCTGCGCGACCGCGAGATCACGTCTTTGTCTGGTGGAGAGTGGCGCCGGATGATTCTGGCACGGGTGCTGACTCAACAACCCGAAATCCTTCTGCTGGATGAACCGACCTCCGGTTTGGATTTGAAGTATCAGTATGAAATCCTGACCCTCGTCCGACAGTTGGCGCATGAGAAACAACTGACGATTGCTCTGACGCTCCACGACTTAAACCAAGCGGCGCTCTATGCCGACCGGATCGCCTTGATTTCCAAACGGAATATCGTCGCCATTGGTAAACCAGACGAAGTCCTCACACCGGCCATCATCGAGCAGGCCTATGAAGTCGAAGTCCAGGTATTGCGGCATCCGGAACACCAGACGCCTCTGGTCGTTCCCCTGGGAACGCGTTCCCGCTGAACACGCTCGCGCTGAACCATGCCGACGCCTTCGGACTTCAGTCTTCTCCGATTCGATTAGCGAAGCTGCTCGTCTTCCAAACCGTTGGAAAGTCGCGTAGGTTGCTCGAGCGTTTCTCCCATTTGCTGGTAAGCTTCCAGCGCCTGACTTGCAGTGGATCGCATTGCTGCTGTGGCCTGATCTACGGGCATTGCGTACTCCAGCATCATCTGGATGGTAGGTCCCACATGTTCCCGATTCATACGGGAAATCCAATGGTCGTGCCTTTGAATGACCTGATTCTGCCGAGCTGTTACGGGCGATTTCAGGCGGATGAAGTAAATGACTCGCTCTCCCTGCCGCAGGACGTAATGATCGTTCGATTCATGGTCTTTATTGGTGAACAGATCGATTTCAGTGTCGGTAATCACCACTTCAGTCACGAGGCCCAAATTATCAACAACTCGATAATGTCCGGGAGTTATGTCTTTCGGGAATGCTTTCTTCGCTTGGTTCTCGGCATTCTCTTCAATGCTTCGCTCACGATTCAGCGTACGTAACGACGTCTGGTGAGAAGAGAAGATGAACGGGCTGTGAACAGGTCGTTCTGCCACTGCAGGAGCTCGCTGTGGAATTCCCGCGACAACACGCAGGAACTGCCAACCATCGACACCGGCAACTCGCTTCTGCCAAATCTGGATAAGATCAACATCAGAGACTTCCTGCCAGGCGAGATAGGTTTCACGCAAGGTCGGTTCCGGCTTGTTGACTTCTTCCAGCCATCCCTTGAAGAACTCTTCATCGACGCCGATATTCATGACTGGCTCAGCAACAGAGGCCCCCTCGACTGACCGGCTGGCCAGCAATTCTGTAGAGAACTCATTCTGCTTACCCTGGTTAGGATTCCCGTACTCCTCCAGATAAGTGAAGAAATCGTACGCTCCCCCATTTGAGGTGTAATGGTGGATCGTGCCCGCGAACTGGAGACAGAACAGGGGGGTCGCGGCGATGAGAATGAAAATTGCATTGCGAAGAATCATGACGACCAAAACTCCGTCATCGGACAATTAAGTGGGGGGTGTTCCGTCTGGCAGTCAGACGGGCGCAGAATATTCTATCTCCGGGTGAAGATCCCGGTTGGGTTCCTTTCTCTTGTCGGACTCTGCGGATCAGCTGGTTCAGGTGAGATAGGTGATTTCTGAGAAGCGACACACTTTGACGTAAAATGCAGAGGTTTTTTTAATTAGTCCGGTTATAACAGGCCGCTTTCACAAGGGTTTAGCCTCAAATGGTCCCCAGATGGCAAAGCGTCAAATCCGTACCGCCTTTAATGCCATAAATCCGCTTAAGCGATGTTCACCCGTTCCAGTTTGCTAAATTCACTGATTTGTTAAGCCTCAACCCGTTCTGCCCTCTTCCGGTTTGCGGTACACTGGGCGAAAATCCCCCCCTCAGGCTCGCAAATTTCCATCGACTGGCTGAACACAGTTCCGCTCTCTCCCCCCTTGTTTGATCCAATATGACGACTGCCGATACCTATAAAGTTCAACCTGTTAATGTCTCCTTGCGCGGGGAAGTTCAGCCCCCTGGCTCTAAAAGTATCACGAACCGGGCCTTTATCACCGCAGCGCTGGCCAGAGGGAAAACTCACTTGACCGGTGTCCTGCATTCTCGTGACACCGAAGTCATGGTCGAAAGCCTGCGAAAACTGGGTGTGCAGGTAGAGCAGGATTTATACGCCTGCACTGCCACCATCACGGGCTGTGGCGGCCGCCCTCAACTGAAACCCGAAAATGGTGCGGACCAAGTTGAGCTGTTCCTCGAAAACAGTGGAACCAGCATTCGGTTTCTGACTGCGCTGGTCGCCCTGGCTAAAGGGACATGCCGACTGGATGGCATCGAGCGCATGCGGGAAAGACCGATCGAACATCTTCTCGAAGCCTTGCGGCAACTGGGAGTCGATTGCCAGAGCGAACTCGAAACAGGCTGCCCCCCCGTCCTCGTCAAGGCCGATGGGATTCAGGGTGGCCAGGTTGAAATTGCCGGGAATCTTTC is part of the Polystyrenella longa genome and harbors:
- a CDS encoding ABC transporter ATP-binding protein, yielding MLKADLLTCAYGNNPILDQISVELIPGEVLVLIGPNGAGKTTLMRALSRLLKPTAGQVLLADEDIWKQKPRDVAQRLALAVQQEQRDWALTLEEAVSLGRSPYKGWTGRMDATDQNIVEEAMAQMGVQELRDREITSLSGGEWRRMILARVLTQQPEILLLDEPTSGLDLKYQYEILTLVRQLAHEKQLTIALTLHDLNQAALYADRIALISKRNIVAIGKPDEVLTPAIIEQAYEVEVQVLRHPEHQTPLVVPLGTRSR
- a CDS encoding ABC transporter substrate-binding protein — encoded protein: MRLVTSFSIAMFSLALPLICLLLIGCDKSATNSSTSDNSVQINEIEIPANYPLTVTDELQREVKIVTPPQRIVSLSPSNTETLFVLGLEDRIVGVTHLCDYPPAALEKEKVGDFNANSISMERIISMKPDLVISGGGFHQDVISNLTRLNVTVLAVEPKQFDQIYARIELLGKVCDVEPKATELVESLKKRVAVVRKRSIEIKPDPPIKVFYQIWNDPISTTGNVSFIGEMLQTVQVNNVFSDLNTGYAPITEEALLVKNPELFLIPMYHGGEEDVEQILSRPAWQGIDAIKNKRIAFLPDDEVSRHGPRFVEGLEAIFHACYPEATLD
- a CDS encoding phosphoglycerate kinase, which encodes MAKNTITDVDVAGKTVLMRVDFNVPLNDQLQITDDRRIQMALPSIKSVLDRGGKVILMSHLGRPKGDGTADDAKYSLKPAADRLGVVIDQKVIFATDTVGSDAKAKAAALKPSEVLVLENLRFNAGEKKGDATFASDLAAMADIYCNDAFGTCHRTDASMVAVPEAMAGKPRVVGFLVSKEIQYLTDVISSPDRPFVAILGGAKVSDKIKVIDNLLGICDKILIGGAMAYTFALAQGGKIGKSLVEPDKVGLAKELLDKGGDKLVLPVDTHCGDGFSSDCNKEYVRAGEIKDDFEGFDIGPETAKIYAEIVKNAKTVVWNGPMGVFEMSPFDEGTRAVAEAIAASDAVSIIGGGDSAAAVQQLGFADQVSHVSTGGGASLAMLEGQKFAAVELLDDK
- a CDS encoding FecCD family ABC transporter permease, producing MPTGQPSSSRWSRFLILGGGVGLLMIISLGVGDVYVSPGDVLSALFGGGNIDITTRNIVTELRLPRILLSVIVGAGLGTAGAGYQGMFRNPLADPFVIGASSGAAFGAAVAIMMQWGDTPFGWGAVPVSAMAGAMLAVGIVYGIASAGGKIPTVSLLLAGIAVSSIFSSMVALIMFMNEEKLARITGWLMGSFAGANWDILWPTAAVITCCASLLWFFSRGLDVLTFGEESAASLGFQMSQIKFIVILLATLATATAVAAGGIIGFIGLLAPHGARMLFGARHARVIPASALIGGALLLLADDVSRSAMDSRELPVGVICALLGSPFFLYLLKTRQYSIDAEAGG